A part of Bartonella quintana genomic DNA contains:
- a CDS encoding outer membrane protein — protein MNIKSLITTSVIALVSASAAQAADIIATHEAAPVITTPTFSWTGFYIGGQIGNFTSDNKIKGLGKETSIFTKELTPQLSGIVGGIYAGSNIDLGSGLILGVETDAIWADCEATKTSVTRTLSVPQANSLNDEFKAARITLKDKFSENDTISDHYTYKAQWFGATRARIGFSAFDRVMPYFAGGVAYARMQGMKSVSGMNAAKNKKLGGSLYDETKMMVGFTVSGGVDVAMTGNVLLRGEYRYSDFGKKKFLNNTQEFNYKTNDFRFGVAYKF, from the coding sequence ATGAATATAAAATCTTTAATAACGACTTCTGTTATCGCTTTAGTTTCCGCTTCTGCGGCACAAGCTGCTGATATTATTGCTACTCATGAAGCAGCGCCAGTTATTACTACCCCTACCTTTTCTTGGACAGGTTTTTATATTGGTGGCCAGATTGGGAATTTTACAAGTGATAATAAAATAAAGGGTCTAGGAAAAGAAACAAGCATTTTTACTAAAGAGTTAACACCTCAGCTTTCAGGCATTGTGGGAGGTATTTATGCAGGTTCCAATATAGATCTTGGAAGTGGTCTGATTCTAGGGGTTGAAACCGATGCAATTTGGGCTGATTGTGAAGCAACGAAAACAAGCGTTACAAGAACTCTTTCTGTACCTCAAGCCAACTCTCTTAACGATGAATTTAAGGCTGCTAGAATTACGCTAAAGGATAAATTTTCAGAAAATGACACGATAAGCGATCATTATACTTACAAAGCACAATGGTTCGGTGCTACGCGGGCACGTATCGGTTTTTCTGCTTTTGACCGTGTGATGCCTTATTTTGCTGGTGGTGTTGCTTATGCGCGGATGCAGGGCATGAAGTCAGTTTCAGGAATGAATGCTGCTAAAAATAAAAAGTTGGGTGGGAGCTTGTATGATGAAACTAAGATGATGGTTGGTTTTACCGTTAGTGGTGGTGTTGATGTTGCAATGACCGGAAATGTTTTGCTGCGTGGAGAATACCGTTACTCAGATTTTGGTAAAAAGAAATTCTTAAATAATACACAGGAATTTAACTATAAAACCAATGATTTCCGTTTTGGTGTAGCTTATAAATTCTAA
- a CDS encoding outer membrane protein produces the protein MNTKRLITVSIFALVSASAAQAADVGIPHQSAPTSLPVIAAPAFTWTGFYAGIQIGGFSSRTDMSIVGKGKAVLLSKDLLPKLSGFESGLYAGSNIDLGDNFIFNIDTDLIWSGQKYTKTISLGASDNVSVDNLVTRSRRSLRSADVLQTSTLSALLKKQGETKVRRKAQATAPAPAPAPATAPATAPAPAPAPATAPATAPAPATAASVEAQRRERLHLARSGDSEQKLVSEQSVSEQAQSGIESAVNKPVSAHLSAHHGAEQSAHSHGANNPHSNPHGGSSAAGRSAQGEQTVNEKSAGVYGIEEVKKVASSLGLDQGGRAETLTHTLKQNWAGATRVRIGFAADRIMPYVAGGIAYTQLQDVVSISLKKQDGEAVSHKNLTNETKTLIGYTLGGGIDFAMTDNVLLRAEYRYSGFGKKKFAKEKLEVNYKTNDFRIGVAYKF, from the coding sequence ATGAATACGAAACGTTTAATAACAGTATCTATTTTTGCATTGGTTTCAGCTTCTGCGGCACAGGCAGCTGATGTGGGAATTCCACATCAGTCAGCACCAACTTCTTTGCCAGTTATTGCAGCTCCTGCTTTTACGTGGACAGGTTTTTATGCGGGGATTCAAATTGGTGGTTTTTCAAGTAGAACTGATATGAGTATTGTTGGTAAGGGAAAAGCTGTACTACTAAGTAAAGATTTGTTGCCTAAACTTTCAGGTTTTGAAAGTGGTCTTTACGCCGGTTCTAATATTGATCTTGGTGATAACTTTATTTTTAATATCGATACAGATTTAATTTGGTCTGGACAAAAATACACAAAGACTATTTCTTTAGGCGCATCTGATAATGTTTCAGTAGACAATTTAGTCACAAGATCTCGCAGATCATTGCGATCAGCCGACGTACTACAAACATCAACATTATCAGCATTACTAAAGAAACAAGGAGAAACAAAAGTACGAAGAAAAGCACAAGCAACGGCACCAGCACCAGCACCAGCACCAGCAACGGCACCAGCAACGGCACCAGCACCAGCACCAGCACCAGCAACGGCACCAGCAACGGCACCAGCACCAGCAACGGCAGCATCGGTAGAAGCCCAAAGAAGAGAGAGATTACATTTAGCACGATCAGGTGATTCAGAACAAAAATTGGTGTCAGAACAATCAGTATCAGAACAAGCGCAATCAGGAATAGAATCTGCTGTCAATAAGCCAGTTAGTGCTCATCTCAGTGCACATCATGGTGCTGAACAGAGTGCTCATTCACACGGCGCTAATAATCCACACAGTAATCCGCATGGTGGATCGAGTGCAGCTGGACGGAGTGCACAAGGTGAGCAAACTGTGAATGAAAAAAGTGCTGGTGTATATGGTATAGAAGAAGTGAAGAAGGTGGCTTCTTCTCTCGGACTGGACCAAGGAGGTAGAGCTGAAACTTTAACCCATACTTTAAAACAAAATTGGGCTGGTGCTACACGGGTACGTATCGGTTTTGCTGCTGATCGCATTATGCCTTATGTTGCTGGTGGTATTGCCTATACACAGCTCCAAGATGTCGTGTCGATATCACTTAAGAAACAGGATGGAGAAGCGGTTTCTCATAAGAATTTAACCAATGAAACAAAGACCCTGATCGGTTATACTCTTGGTGGTGGTATTGACTTTGCAATGACTGACAATGTTTTACTTCGTGCGGAATATCGTTATTCAGGCTTTGGTAAAAAGAAATTTGCAAAGGAAAAGCTTGAAGTTAACTATAAAACCAATGATTTTCGTATTGGTGTAGCTTATAAATTCTAA
- the ileS gene encoding isoleucine--tRNA ligase has translation MTVKNETIDYSKTLYLPQTNFPMRGRLPQKELELIARWDNMGLYAQLRQQAKDRPLYILHDGPPYANGHIHIGHALNKVLKDVIIRSFQMRGFNANYVPGWDCHGLPIEWKIEEKYRAQGKNKDDVPLNEFRQECREFAKYWITVQSEEFKRLGVVGDFNSPYTTMAFHAEARIASELMKFAMSGQIYRGSKPVMWSVVERTALAEAEIEYHDYESEVIWVKFPVLQADSSDLCGAYVVIWTTTPWTIPGNRAVSYSSQISYGVYEVASTQNDFGPQVGERLLFADALAMSCAEKAKLVLKRLRIISADELKTLFLFHPLKGLAGSYNDKIAMLDGAHVTENAGTGFVHTAPSHGREDFEIWNAYKPLLEQSGIDTSIPFPVDDAGFYTKDAPGFGPNREGGAVRVIDDNGKMGDANKEVINALIKANRLFARGRLKHSYPHSWRSKKPVIFRNTPQWFISMDKDLGDGSTLRSRALEAVSMTRFVPSSGQNRLASMIADRPDWVLSRQRAWGVPICIFANEDGVILKDERVNERILRAFEAEGADAWFAEGARERFLGERAHESWVQVLDILDVWFDSGASHSFVLEDRDDLKWPADVYFEGSDQHRGWFQSSLLESCGTRACSPYKAVITHGFTLDENGKKMSKSLGNTVVPQEIIKTSGADIFRLWVMTTDYWEDQRLGKQILQTNMDLYRKLRNAIRWMLGILVHDEGEKISYCALPDLEKFILHRLFELDQLINQAYDEFDFKKIMRALLDFSITELSAFYFDIRKDSLYCDAPSSKKRKASLQVIREIFERMVTWLAPMLPFTMEEAWLEHSPKSHSVHLEQFRSVPGEWQNGFLAERWRKVRQVRKVVTGALEFERAAKRIGSSLEAAPIVFISNPVLLEALENLDMAEICITSALTITQDVPPSDAFILSDVEGVAVYPGKALGTKCARSWRYTQDVGSDPAYPDVSARDAAALRELQMLGKI, from the coding sequence ATGACTGTGAAAAATGAAACAATAGATTATTCGAAAACTCTTTATCTCCCACAAACAAATTTTCCAATGCGTGGGAGGTTGCCACAAAAAGAGCTTGAACTGATAGCACGATGGGACAATATGGGCCTTTATGCTCAATTGCGTCAGCAAGCAAAAGACCGCCCACTTTACATTCTTCATGATGGTCCTCCTTATGCAAATGGCCATATCCATATTGGGCATGCTTTAAACAAAGTGTTAAAGGATGTGATTATTCGTTCATTCCAAATGCGTGGTTTTAATGCAAATTATGTACCTGGTTGGGATTGTCATGGACTTCCGATTGAATGGAAAATTGAAGAAAAATATCGTGCGCAAGGCAAAAATAAAGATGATGTGCCCCTTAATGAATTTCGTCAAGAATGCCGTGAGTTTGCAAAATATTGGATAACTGTTCAAAGTGAAGAATTTAAACGTCTTGGTGTCGTCGGAGATTTTAACAGTCCCTACACGACAATGGCCTTTCATGCAGAAGCACGCATTGCCAGTGAATTGATGAAATTTGCTATGTCAGGTCAGATTTATCGTGGTTCAAAGCCTGTGATGTGGTCTGTTGTTGAGCGTACTGCTTTGGCTGAAGCAGAGATTGAATATCATGATTATGAATCAGAGGTTATCTGGGTTAAATTTCCTGTTTTGCAAGCCGATTCTAGTGACTTATGTGGTGCTTATGTTGTGATTTGGACAACGACTCCATGGACAATTCCTGGTAATCGTGCAGTGAGTTATTCTTCGCAGATTTCTTACGGTGTTTACGAGGTTGCAAGCACGCAAAATGATTTTGGTCCTCAAGTTGGGGAAAGACTTCTCTTTGCTGATGCTTTGGCTATGAGTTGTGCAGAAAAAGCAAAACTTGTTTTGAAGCGTTTGCGGATTATTTCTGCTGATGAGCTTAAAACTCTTTTTCTTTTTCATCCATTAAAAGGTTTGGCTGGAAGTTATAATGATAAGATTGCGATGCTTGATGGTGCGCACGTAACCGAGAATGCTGGTACAGGTTTTGTTCATACAGCGCCCAGCCATGGACGTGAAGATTTTGAAATTTGGAATGCTTATAAACCACTTTTGGAGCAGTCTGGTATTGATACATCTATACCGTTTCCCGTTGATGATGCTGGCTTTTATACGAAGGATGCTCCTGGTTTTGGACCAAACCGTGAAGGGGGGGCTGTGCGCGTTATTGATGATAATGGAAAAATGGGTGATGCCAATAAAGAGGTTATTAACGCTTTAATTAAAGCGAATCGGTTGTTTGCACGCGGTCGTTTAAAACATTCCTATCCTCACAGTTGGCGTTCGAAAAAACCGGTCATTTTCCGTAATACACCCCAATGGTTTATTTCGATGGATAAAGATCTTGGAGATGGTTCAACTTTACGCAGTCGGGCTTTAGAGGCTGTTTCGATGACGCGTTTTGTACCTTCTTCTGGTCAAAACCGTTTGGCTTCTATGATAGCAGATCGTCCTGATTGGGTTCTTTCTCGTCAACGTGCTTGGGGTGTTCCGATTTGTATTTTTGCGAATGAGGATGGTGTCATTCTTAAAGATGAGAGAGTGAATGAGCGTATTTTACGGGCTTTTGAAGCAGAAGGAGCGGATGCATGGTTTGCTGAAGGAGCCCGTGAGCGTTTTTTAGGTGAACGTGCACATGAATCTTGGGTTCAGGTCCTTGATATTCTTGATGTTTGGTTTGATTCTGGAGCGAGCCATAGTTTTGTATTAGAAGATCGGGATGATTTAAAATGGCCTGCTGATGTTTATTTTGAAGGATCTGATCAACATCGTGGGTGGTTCCAGTCCTCTCTTTTGGAAAGTTGCGGTACACGCGCTTGTTCCCCTTATAAAGCGGTAATCACACACGGTTTTACTTTGGATGAGAATGGCAAGAAAATGTCTAAATCTTTGGGAAATACAGTTGTTCCGCAAGAAATTATTAAAACATCTGGTGCTGATATTTTTCGTCTCTGGGTAATGACGACCGATTATTGGGAAGATCAGCGTTTAGGCAAACAAATTCTTCAGACGAATATGGATTTATATCGTAAATTGCGCAATGCGATTCGCTGGATGCTTGGAATTTTAGTACATGATGAAGGAGAAAAAATATCTTATTGTGCACTACCAGACCTTGAAAAATTTATATTGCATCGACTTTTTGAACTTGATCAGTTGATTAATCAAGCTTATGATGAATTTGATTTTAAAAAGATTATGCGCGCATTATTGGATTTTTCGATTACTGAGTTATCGGCATTTTATTTTGATATCCGCAAAGATTCTCTTTATTGCGATGCACCTTCATCAAAAAAGCGCAAGGCTTCCTTGCAAGTTATCCGTGAGATTTTTGAACGAATGGTAACATGGCTTGCTCCAATGTTGCCTTTTACTATGGAAGAAGCATGGTTGGAACATTCCCCCAAAAGTCATTCGGTGCATTTAGAGCAGTTCCGCTCTGTGCCAGGGGAATGGCAGAACGGATTTTTGGCTGAACGTTGGAGAAAGGTCCGGCAGGTCCGTAAAGTTGTGACGGGTGCTTTAGAGTTTGAACGAGCCGCCAAGCGTATTGGATCATCTTTAGAAGCAGCGCCTATTGTCTTTATTTCTAATCCGGTTTTACTGGAGGCGTTAGAAAATTTGGATATGGCAGAAATTTGTATCACCAGTGCTCTAACAATTACTCAGGATGTACCGCCTTCGGATGCTTTTATTCTAAGCGATGTTGAAGGCGTTGCTGTATATCCGGGCAAGGCCTTGGGTACAAAATGTGCTCGATCTTGGCGTTATACACAAGATGTTGGAAGCGATCCAGCTTATCCTGATGTATCTGCCCGCGATGCAGCTGCTTTGCGGGAGTTACAAATGCTCGGAAAGATTTAA
- a CDS encoding nucleoside deaminase: MILTPMEIALLEARWAEKKDEVPVGAVITYGQSIIARTGNYIKAAYDPTGHAEMRVIRMACETFQSERLPDCDLYVTLEPCAMCAAAISFARIRRLYYAISDPKGGAIEHGPRFYQQSTCHHRPEVYSGFKEKEAAQLLKDFFAQKRY; the protein is encoded by the coding sequence ATGATTTTGACTCCTATGGAAATAGCTCTTTTAGAAGCACGATGGGCAGAAAAAAAAGACGAGGTTCCCGTAGGCGCCGTTATCACATACGGACAATCAATCATTGCACGCACTGGTAATTATATAAAAGCTGCATACGATCCTACAGGACATGCAGAAATGCGCGTTATCCGTATGGCTTGCGAAACATTCCAAAGTGAAAGACTTCCTGATTGTGACCTTTATGTAACGCTCGAACCTTGTGCCATGTGTGCCGCAGCCATTTCATTTGCACGCATACGGCGCCTCTACTACGCAATAAGCGATCCCAAAGGAGGTGCTATTGAACACGGCCCACGTTTTTATCAGCAGTCAACCTGTCATCATAGACCTGAGGTTTATTCTGGTTTCAAGGAAAAAGAAGCCGCTCAATTGCTTAAAGATTTTTTTGCACAAAAGCGGTATTAA